Proteins from a genomic interval of Shewanella seohaensis:
- a CDS encoding glycoside hydrolase family 13 protein → MIRHSLLFALVLTASSPLSISAQTNNSPVSSTASFHLEPLSWWAGMNNPKLQLMLHSNALPADATQLKVEITGQDVVFEGIEQTDNPHYLFINLDLRQAKPQTFDIRILAGDKQLFQLPYTLAARADGSRERQGFSNKDVIYLITPDRFANGNPNNDNQADMLEHAAPDNSDGRHGGDIEGIRQHLDYLAKIGVTQLWINPLLENNQAQYSYHGYAITNLYRVDPRFGSNQDYQKLVTEAKQHGLGVIKDVVLNHIGSNHWWLKDLPSSDWLNYPLKPNITDAKTAPAASSTSPSFTSHRRTTVQDPYADTQDKSDFVDGWFVDSMPDLNQRNPKLATYLIQNSIWWVEYAGLSGIREDTYSYADKTFLAKWSKALMAEYPHFNIVGEEWTANPITVSYWQKGKINADGYRSDLPSLMDFPLYEKLVESLNEPEGWDTGFIKLYEMLANDVVYANPSQLVLFEGNHDTNRIYSLLKENLPLYQMALTYVLTAKRIPQLFYGTEVLMTSPTEGRHDGVVRSDFPGGFANSKVSGFSGKGLNAKQQQALAFVRTLLNYRKHSAALQTGDLLHFVPQNGVYVQFRCAAKHPTAGNACYQADADKVMVIYNKNNQTQTLDLSRFNKVLAGNSSVNSVFTGDKFKLNQSVTLPHTGVMLLELNHQ, encoded by the coding sequence ATGATACGTCACAGTCTACTCTTCGCCCTTGTGTTAACCGCCTCTTCTCCCTTATCTATTTCGGCGCAGACCAACAATAGCCCCGTCAGCAGTACAGCATCTTTTCATCTCGAACCGCTCTCTTGGTGGGCGGGCATGAATAATCCTAAGCTGCAACTGATGCTCCACAGCAATGCACTGCCCGCGGATGCGACGCAACTTAAGGTTGAGATTACTGGCCAAGATGTGGTGTTTGAAGGAATAGAGCAGACGGATAATCCCCATTATTTGTTTATCAATTTAGATTTGCGCCAAGCCAAGCCGCAGACCTTTGATATCCGCATTCTCGCTGGCGACAAGCAGCTCTTCCAACTGCCCTACACTTTAGCTGCGCGGGCAGATGGCAGCCGCGAACGCCAAGGCTTTAGTAATAAAGATGTGATTTACCTTATCACCCCAGACCGATTCGCCAATGGCAACCCAAACAATGACAATCAAGCCGATATGCTCGAGCATGCGGCGCCTGATAATTCCGATGGCCGCCATGGCGGCGATATCGAAGGTATACGCCAGCACTTAGATTACTTAGCCAAAATAGGTGTCACTCAGCTGTGGATCAACCCACTGCTTGAAAATAACCAAGCCCAATACTCCTACCATGGTTACGCCATTACCAATCTGTATCGGGTTGACCCGCGTTTTGGCAGCAATCAGGATTACCAAAAGTTAGTCACAGAGGCCAAACAGCATGGTCTTGGGGTGATTAAAGACGTAGTGCTTAACCATATCGGCTCAAACCATTGGTGGTTAAAGGATTTACCGAGCAGTGACTGGCTCAACTACCCACTAAAGCCCAATATCACTGATGCCAAAACGGCTCCAGCCGCCAGTTCTACCAGCCCGAGTTTTACCAGTCATAGACGCACCACAGTGCAAGATCCCTACGCCGACACACAGGATAAAAGTGACTTTGTCGACGGTTGGTTTGTCGATTCGATGCCCGATCTCAATCAGCGCAACCCAAAACTTGCGACTTATCTAATTCAAAACAGCATTTGGTGGGTGGAATACGCAGGGCTTTCGGGCATTCGCGAAGACACCTACTCCTACGCTGATAAAACCTTTTTAGCCAAATGGTCAAAGGCCTTAATGGCCGAATACCCACATTTTAATATTGTCGGCGAAGAGTGGACCGCCAATCCCATTACCGTCTCCTATTGGCAAAAAGGCAAAATCAATGCCGATGGCTATCGCTCGGATTTACCTAGCCTGATGGACTTTCCACTCTATGAAAAGCTGGTTGAAAGCCTAAACGAGCCCGAAGGCTGGGATACTGGTTTTATCAAGCTTTACGAGATGTTAGCGAATGATGTGGTGTATGCTAACCCAAGCCAGTTAGTCCTCTTTGAAGGCAACCACGACACCAATCGGATTTATAGTCTGCTGAAAGAAAACCTGCCGCTGTACCAAATGGCCCTCACCTATGTGTTAACGGCCAAACGGATTCCACAGCTGTTTTACGGCACAGAAGTATTGATGACCAGCCCAACCGAAGGCCGCCACGACGGTGTAGTGCGTAGCGATTTTCCGGGTGGCTTTGCCAATAGCAAGGTAAGCGGTTTTAGCGGTAAAGGGCTAAACGCAAAACAGCAACAAGCGCTTGCGTTTGTACGCACCCTACTCAATTACCGTAAACATTCAGCCGCGCTGCAAACAGGCGATTTACTGCACTTTGTGCCGCAAAACGGCGTTTATGTGCAATTTCGATGCGCGGCAAAACACCCCACAGCGGGCAATGCCTGCTACCAAGCCGATGCGGATAAAGTGATGGTGATTTACAACAAGAATAACCAAACACAAACGCTGGATTTAAGCCGATTTAACAAGGTATTGGCGGGAAATAGCTCGGTAAACTCAGTCTTCACAGGGGATAAGTTCAAGCTTAATCAATCAGTTACTCTGCCCCATACTGGCGTCATGTTGCTTGAGCTTAATCACCAATAA
- a CDS encoding TonB-dependent receptor translates to MMRFKPSLLTLALVAAGASMHSYAADDVKEKDLKAKDAEIEVIQVKGFRTSVIKSLNEKRFGDTVSESISADDLGALPDQSIADALTRLPGVTAVRTGGQASGLNIRGLDGDFVFATLNGHEQVTTGGKRAIEFDQYPSELISQAAVYKTPKASLIEGGVAGTVELKTADPLKNDKDQSFNINARGSFNDRADEISDAEQYGNRLSLAYQGKFLEDTLGVAVGYAHLYQPYVASQFIGLRFNDDKKDVNGDGVTEAISEGFELQQKGGDDTRDGYMAAIHWQPSDSLSVKGDLFHSKFTSENFARGFRVKSLKNGTISDAVVENGSMTGGTVSTDGTDNFAVFVINDNDSKYSELTSGSLNLEWNNGGALTVAADVSYSKADGEFVNGGTRAVLYDDLGNEVRSAESVTYQLNGLNPADVSFANDYTNTSTLGLKEVGMWPYNQQNDLIAYKLDFNYVLDTSFVSSVDFGVRYAEREFNAQRSQAGYGFEFGKNPDNQPVLALNGDMAKVVDFGGELAGYPSFLAIDFNKAIELVNAQLAATGQSPFTPTANWSNNWTMIQSGAVNEDVLAGYVQANLDFDIGDVKVTGNLGVRVVHTDQSSTGLQQVGYGLGEAITDEQGVVSTDYIRNKVGKTYTDYLPSLNLTFHLTENDQLRFAAASVMSRPPIDKLKSGMGSWYDDSATPGYKKYNAWGNTSPLLDPFYADQYDLSYEHYFEESEGAVVVALFYKDIKSFINNFTIQPFDFEANGFIVPDTIIDNGVEFPVVKDEGQYQTAINNDKGGYIRGIELGYTQVFDFLPSPLDGLGFTGSYSYSDSEVEFTTDLSGSNLTIPLPGLSENVLNTTLFYTLDGFDTRVSMRYRSSYVSEQVAVESQLAFFDAETIVDYQASYALDNGLKFLFQINNLTDEPNKTYFGEEHQTGTIQYFGRQYFLGLTYSL, encoded by the coding sequence ATGATGCGATTTAAACCCAGCTTGCTGACCTTAGCACTCGTTGCTGCAGGCGCCAGTATGCACTCCTACGCAGCAGATGATGTAAAAGAAAAAGACCTAAAAGCAAAAGATGCCGAAATTGAAGTAATCCAAGTTAAAGGCTTCAGAACTAGTGTGATCAAATCGCTTAATGAAAAACGTTTTGGCGATACCGTATCTGAATCTATCTCTGCCGACGATCTCGGCGCCCTGCCCGACCAATCTATCGCCGATGCGTTAACCCGTTTACCAGGCGTCACCGCTGTTCGTACTGGCGGCCAAGCTAGTGGTTTGAACATCCGTGGTCTGGATGGCGATTTCGTGTTTGCAACCCTCAATGGCCACGAACAGGTGACCACTGGTGGTAAACGCGCCATTGAGTTTGACCAATATCCATCCGAATTAATTAGTCAGGCAGCGGTTTACAAAACACCTAAAGCCTCACTGATCGAAGGCGGCGTGGCCGGTACGGTTGAATTAAAAACCGCCGATCCGCTGAAGAATGACAAAGATCAATCATTCAATATCAATGCCCGCGGCAGCTTTAACGATCGCGCCGATGAAATCTCCGATGCAGAGCAATACGGCAATCGTTTAAGTCTCGCTTATCAAGGTAAATTCCTGGAAGACACCTTAGGGGTTGCTGTGGGCTATGCTCACCTGTATCAACCTTATGTTGCAAGTCAATTCATTGGGTTACGTTTTAATGATGATAAAAAAGACGTTAACGGTGACGGTGTAACCGAAGCGATTAGTGAAGGTTTTGAACTGCAACAAAAAGGCGGCGACGATACCCGTGATGGTTATATGGCTGCTATCCATTGGCAACCGAGTGATAGCCTGAGTGTGAAAGGCGATCTATTTCACTCTAAATTTACCTCTGAAAACTTTGCCCGTGGTTTCCGCGTCAAGTCATTGAAAAACGGCACTATCAGCGATGCCGTTGTCGAAAACGGTTCTATGACGGGTGGTACAGTCTCTACTGATGGCACGGATAACTTTGCGGTTTTCGTGATCAACGATAACGACTCAAAATACTCAGAATTGACTTCAGGCTCTTTGAACCTTGAATGGAATAACGGTGGCGCACTGACAGTGGCGGCCGATGTCAGCTATTCCAAAGCCGATGGTGAATTCGTTAACGGCGGTACTCGCGCCGTGTTGTACGATGATCTAGGCAATGAAGTTCGCTCAGCTGAATCTGTTACTTATCAACTGAATGGCTTAAATCCTGCAGATGTCAGCTTTGCTAACGACTACACAAATACCTCGACCCTAGGTCTTAAAGAAGTGGGTATGTGGCCGTATAATCAGCAAAACGATCTGATTGCCTACAAACTCGATTTTAACTATGTCCTAGACACCAGCTTTGTCTCTTCTGTTGATTTTGGTGTGCGTTATGCTGAACGTGAATTCAACGCACAGCGTTCACAGGCAGGTTACGGTTTCGAGTTTGGTAAAAACCCTGATAATCAACCAGTCCTAGCACTGAACGGCGATATGGCCAAAGTGGTAGATTTTGGTGGTGAATTAGCAGGTTACCCAAGTTTCCTCGCCATTGACTTTAACAAAGCCATTGAACTGGTGAACGCACAACTGGCGGCAACTGGCCAATCACCTTTCACTCCAACGGCGAACTGGTCAAATAACTGGACCATGATCCAAAGCGGCGCGGTCAATGAAGATGTATTAGCCGGTTACGTGCAGGCAAACTTAGACTTCGATATCGGCGATGTTAAAGTCACAGGTAACTTAGGTGTACGTGTCGTACACACAGATCAAAGCAGTACGGGTCTGCAACAAGTTGGTTATGGTTTAGGTGAAGCCATTACCGATGAGCAAGGCGTCGTAAGCACGGATTATATCCGTAACAAGGTCGGCAAAACCTATACCGACTACTTACCGTCACTGAACTTAACCTTCCACCTGACTGAAAACGATCAACTGCGTTTTGCAGCGGCCTCTGTGATGTCACGCCCACCAATCGACAAGTTAAAGTCAGGTATGGGTTCTTGGTATGACGACTCTGCTACGCCAGGATACAAAAAGTACAATGCGTGGGGTAACACCAGTCCGTTATTAGATCCTTTCTATGCGGATCAATATGACTTGTCCTACGAGCACTACTTTGAAGAGTCTGAAGGTGCGGTCGTTGTGGCCTTGTTCTATAAAGATATTAAATCTTTCATCAACAACTTCACTATTCAACCATTTGATTTTGAAGCGAATGGCTTTATCGTGCCCGATACAATTATCGACAATGGCGTTGAGTTCCCAGTTGTTAAAGATGAAGGCCAATATCAAACAGCCATCAACAACGATAAAGGCGGTTATATCCGTGGTATCGAGTTAGGCTATACCCAAGTGTTTGATTTCCTACCGTCACCTTTAGATGGTTTAGGTTTCACTGGTAGCTATTCCTATTCAGACAGTGAAGTGGAATTCACTACAGACTTAAGCGGTTCTAACCTGACCATTCCATTACCAGGTCTGTCAGAAAACGTGCTGAACACTACCCTGTTCTACACCTTGGATGGTTTCGATACCCGTGTGAGCATGAGATACCGTAGTAGTTATGTGTCAGAGCAAGTTGCGGTTGAATCTCAACTGGCGTTCTTTGATGCAGAAACGATTGTGGATTATCAGGCTTCTTATGCGCTGGACAACGGACTTAAGTTCCTGTTCCAAATCAATAACCTCACCGATGAGCCTAATAAAACTTACTTTGGTGAAGAGCATCAAACCGGAACAATTCAATACTTCGGTAGACAATATTTCCTTGGTTTAACCTACTCTCTGTAA
- a CDS encoding alpha-glucosidase, giving the protein MSELTWWRGAVIYQIYPRSLLDTNGDGVGDLRGIITKLDYIASLNVDAIWISPFFKSPMDDFGYDISDYREVDPLFGSMQDFDELIEKAHQRGIKVIIDQVLSHTSDQHAWFCESRESRTNPKADWYVWADPKEDGTAPNNWLAIFGGCAWEWEPRRQQYYLHNFLRSQPDINFHNPEVRQAVLDNVEFWLKKGVDGFRLDAITFCYHDEQLRDNPAKPKDKRQGRGFSEDNPYAYQYHYYNNDRPQTILFIEELRQLINRYPGAVTLGEVSAEDSLAVMAAYTKGEERLHMAYSFELLTDDYSAAYIRQTVEALEASIGDGWPCWAIGNHDVQRVASRWGRGKQTHDMVKMLNAMLSSLRGSVCSYQGEELGLTEAPIEYHELQDPFGKTFWPMFKGRDGCRTPMPWEQHADFSGFSQVTPWLPVANAHRALAVDVQEADPASMLQGYRQFLAWRKGYPILIEGEIEFLDAPEPLLVFVRTLGEQKLLVCFNLLDQEIEWSLKELNLQQEITGHGLKTAQRVADTLTFSAYACFYALLN; this is encoded by the coding sequence ATGAGTGAGTTAACTTGGTGGCGTGGAGCCGTGATCTATCAAATCTATCCACGTAGCCTTTTGGATACTAATGGTGATGGCGTTGGCGATCTGCGCGGTATTATCACCAAGTTGGACTATATTGCCAGCCTGAATGTGGATGCCATTTGGATTTCGCCGTTCTTTAAATCGCCCATGGACGATTTTGGTTACGATATCAGTGACTATCGTGAGGTGGATCCACTGTTTGGTTCGATGCAGGATTTCGATGAGCTGATCGAAAAAGCCCATCAACGTGGCATTAAAGTCATTATCGACCAAGTGCTCAGCCATACGTCGGATCAGCATGCTTGGTTTTGTGAGAGCCGCGAGAGCCGCACCAATCCTAAGGCCGATTGGTATGTGTGGGCCGATCCTAAAGAAGATGGAACGGCGCCAAACAACTGGTTAGCGATTTTCGGTGGTTGCGCCTGGGAGTGGGAACCGCGCAGACAACAGTATTATCTGCACAACTTTTTACGCAGTCAGCCCGATATAAACTTCCATAATCCTGAAGTGCGTCAAGCCGTGTTAGATAATGTGGAGTTTTGGTTGAAGAAGGGCGTCGATGGTTTCCGCTTAGATGCCATTACCTTCTGTTATCACGATGAGCAGCTTAGGGATAATCCGGCAAAACCTAAGGATAAACGCCAAGGTCGCGGATTTAGTGAAGATAATCCCTACGCCTATCAGTACCATTACTACAATAATGATCGTCCGCAAACGATTCTATTTATTGAAGAATTGCGCCAGTTGATCAATCGCTATCCGGGTGCTGTGACCTTAGGCGAAGTCTCCGCTGAGGATTCTCTCGCCGTGATGGCTGCCTATACCAAGGGTGAAGAGCGCTTACATATGGCCTACAGTTTCGAGCTGCTGACCGATGACTATAGCGCCGCTTATATTCGCCAAACCGTCGAGGCACTCGAAGCGAGTATTGGTGATGGTTGGCCTTGCTGGGCGATTGGTAACCACGATGTGCAGCGCGTTGCAAGCCGTTGGGGACGGGGCAAGCAAACCCACGACATGGTGAAAATGCTTAATGCCATGCTCAGCTCACTTCGCGGCAGTGTTTGTAGTTACCAAGGAGAAGAGCTTGGCTTAACCGAGGCGCCAATTGAATACCATGAATTGCAGGATCCCTTCGGTAAAACTTTCTGGCCAATGTTTAAGGGCCGTGACGGTTGCCGCACTCCGATGCCGTGGGAACAGCACGCCGATTTTAGCGGCTTTAGCCAAGTAACACCTTGGTTGCCTGTGGCGAATGCACACAGAGCATTGGCGGTCGATGTGCAGGAAGCCGATCCCGCTTCAATGCTGCAGGGCTATCGTCAGTTCCTCGCGTGGCGCAAAGGCTATCCTATTTTAATTGAAGGGGAGATTGAGTTCCTCGACGCGCCTGAACCTTTATTGGTATTTGTGCGCACGCTCGGTGAGCAAAAGTTACTGGTGTGCTTCAATCTGCTAGATCAGGAAATTGAATGGTCACTGAAGGAGCTCAACCTGCAGCAAGAAATTACCGGTCACGGGTTGAAAACTGCGCAAAGGGTCGCCGACACATTGACATTTTCGGCCTACGCCTGCTTTTATGCGCTGTTGAACTAG
- a CDS encoding sugar MFS transporter has translation MASSINTSSHTSSVSEAGNGNYRFALVSLTSLFFMWGFITCLNDILIPHLKAVFSLNYTQAMLIQFCFFGAYFLVSIPAGQLVKRLGYQKGIVTGLVIASIGCGLFYPAASFATYGLFLGALFVLASGITILQVAANPYVNALGSSQTASSRLNLTQAFNALGTTVAPFFGSILILSVAATASSELAQANAEAEVVKLPYLLLATALAVLAVIFAKLDLPVIREHSEAAAGEVQTHLGKTSALQSTHLVLGAVGIFVYVGAEVSIGSFLVNFLGESHIVGMPEEQAAHYIAYYWGGAMVGRFIGSAVMQKIPAGTVLAFNALMAALLVLVAITSSGTLAMWAILGVGLFNSIMFPTIFSLALRDLGPHTSQGSGILCLAIVGGAIVPLLQGVLADNLGIQLAFVLPVVCYGFILFYGAKGSKM, from the coding sequence ATGGCGTCATCTATAAACACCAGCAGCCACACGAGCAGCGTGAGTGAGGCGGGAAACGGTAATTATCGTTTTGCGTTAGTCTCATTGACCTCACTGTTTTTTATGTGGGGCTTTATTACTTGTCTGAACGATATTCTGATCCCCCATCTTAAGGCGGTGTTTTCACTCAATTACACCCAAGCGATGTTGATCCAGTTCTGCTTTTTTGGCGCTTATTTTCTGGTGTCGATCCCTGCGGGACAGCTGGTTAAACGACTCGGTTATCAAAAAGGCATAGTCACAGGGTTAGTGATTGCGAGTATCGGCTGTGGTTTGTTCTACCCAGCAGCGTCCTTTGCGACCTACGGATTGTTCCTCGGCGCGCTGTTTGTTCTGGCCTCAGGGATCACGATTTTACAAGTGGCGGCTAACCCTTATGTTAACGCGCTAGGTAGCAGCCAGACGGCATCGAGCCGCTTAAACCTGACGCAAGCCTTTAACGCGCTAGGGACCACAGTTGCGCCATTTTTTGGCTCGATTTTGATTCTGTCCGTTGCAGCCACGGCATCCTCTGAATTAGCGCAAGCCAATGCCGAGGCGGAAGTGGTTAAGCTACCTTATTTACTGTTAGCGACCGCACTTGCCGTACTGGCGGTGATTTTCGCTAAGCTCGATTTGCCGGTGATCCGTGAACACAGCGAAGCCGCTGCGGGCGAAGTACAAACCCATTTAGGCAAGACTAGCGCACTGCAAAGCACCCATTTGGTGTTAGGTGCGGTGGGGATTTTTGTTTATGTGGGCGCAGAAGTGTCGATTGGTAGCTTCTTAGTTAACTTCCTCGGCGAATCACACATCGTCGGCATGCCAGAAGAGCAAGCGGCCCATTACATCGCCTATTACTGGGGCGGCGCTATGGTCGGGCGCTTTATCGGTTCGGCGGTAATGCAAAAAATTCCTGCTGGCACAGTGCTGGCTTTCAATGCCTTGATGGCGGCATTGTTGGTGCTGGTGGCGATCACCAGCAGCGGCACGCTGGCGATGTGGGCGATTTTGGGCGTGGGATTATTTAACTCGATTATGTTCCCCACTATTTTCAGCTTAGCGCTGCGTGACCTAGGTCCGCACACGTCGCAGGGTAGCGGTATTCTCTGTTTAGCCATTGTGGGTGGTGCGATTGTGCCATTGTTACAAGGCGTGTTAGCCGATAACTTAGGCATTCAATTGGCTTTTGTTCTGCCAGTAGTGTGCTACGGTTTTATCCTGTTCTATGGAGCGAAAGGCTCTAAAATGTAA